The sequence GAAAACCGTTGTGTTTGTAGGAATGTTGATAGACCGGAGCTTTGTCAGATCTCCCTCTACGACTTCCAGAAGTTTTTACAGATGGACCAGAAGGTACTGAGCAGATTCAGCGCCCGTCGGCACAGCACACAGAAAATGCTCTCTTAAAAAACTGCTCTGTGCTCACTTCTTTATCCGGCTCGTCTCAGGAGTCCTGGGCGTCGGATCTGAGTCGTGTCAGAGAGTTCCTCGCGGGGTACATGAGGGGCGGACCGCAGCCGGAGCCCATGCTACAACTGGATGAGGTGAGACAGCTGAAACAGACTGTGGAGATTTGTCcttgctttttttcttcctcacagTCTGATTGTGTTTCTTTACGTTTCTAGTTCCTGACGTTCCTGTTCTCTAAAGAGAATTCTGTCTGTGACCCTCGACCTTCACCTGTCATTGCTGATGACATGAAAAAGCCTCTGTCTCAGTACTGGATCTCCTCTTCACACAACACGTAGGTCTCAACATCTGTGTCTCAAATGTTCATATCTTTTATTTGTCTCACGAGTCCCCGTACTGTATGAGAAGTGTTATtgtatttaaaggtgcaatgtgtaatacCTGGCTATATGCTCTAAACAAATATGGGTCAgtatttcacctctactactgggtccacacaatctaaatttacgccaaactgctgaaactctgagcTAGTCAAAATAACGCTGCTATCTTCTAATCTCCACTTGTGGCGTCGGCCTATATTGTGTTTACTCTGCCGCTAACTGGGGGCTGTCTACTGGACTAAATCCAAAGcagcaaaaacaagaaaactgGCCGCACCCCCATCgcgtccttccttcctgctgcCGGTAGACCACCCTGCCGTGAGGGGACCAGGCGCAGCTCCGGGAGACACACCCCAGTCAGCGGTTGCAGCAACTCAAATTCTGCCAGCGCAAACCCCAGCGCCAGGAAAGGTTGCTGATCCGACGGGGAGTCGGGCCGGTCTGAGATTAAACCCCCGGCGCTGGGGTGTGCACTGGCTGAATTAAAGTTACCACAGCTGCTAACCGtgcctgctctcctcccggtgGCACGACCCCTCGCCTTCGCCACCCCAGAACCAATCCAgcaaacaaactatcaaaacgtacaCAGGCCCTGTACCTTCAACGTGATTGACAATCCCTCGGTGCAGCTCTACTTCTCCGTTCTCTGGACTGAGGGTAGACTGGAcactacagtgactcactatcgtgagatctattagcagaaatggaacataatattcaaaactgtgttttcattactgtatagtcatctgaaactaagaatcgttgcgttttcgttagtttagaatgagccgtttatatctacatagggaggtcctcttcacagagtccgccatgttactccgccatgtttctacagtgccACAGAAccgacaaaccaaacactggctctagagagagcctttcacgtttttacattacctgaaggccaccgtagttctccgacacgcttgtgaaactgcggtaacgtgagccgcagagtgcaaaaccgtggtaccgctagccaccgtctgacttccgttgctcctaaagtagtgttattatggtaaggatggtctctgagcgaggcgaacggcgtcaccacggttttgcactcggtggttCACGTTAACAaaatcttggaaagggaggagtgagcagaggggaactcatttggttgcagtctgcaatcACACCATTAGAcgttgccaaatcctacacactgtccctttaatcagTAGTGGAAACTGTCTGTTGCAGCTCTTAAATGCACATAAatggaaatgaaatgaaaattgaACTCATAGTAAGACAGCAAAAAAATCTGATTCCCTCTAATGACTTTCTGAGCTTGTCTCCATGTGCTTGTTCTCTCAGCTACCTGACAGGTGACCAGTTCTCCAGTGAATCCTCTCTAGAAGCCTACGCCCGCTGCCTCAGGATGGGCTGCCGCTGCATCGAACGTAAGAGTCCCCAGCATTTGATTCTATCTCACAAGAAAGTGAAATGGTCGCTTAATGGTGGTGAAATTGAGGATATTTTTCTGCTCGTTCAAATGTCTTCTGAAACACTCCTTTAAATACTGGCCACATATGGAATGGCAGTGCtgttttggtgttttcagtcAGGGGTATGCACAGGTAAAAGCCTCAAGATTCAGCAGAGTTTGTACCTAAATCTGTGTTTTCTGCCCTCAGTGGACTGCTGGGACGGACCTGACGACCTGCCGATCATCTACCACGGCCACACATTAACTTCCAAGATCAAATTCCTGGATGTGCTGCACACCATCAAAGAACACGCCTTCGTCACATCAGAGTACGTTTGGAGATGGTTTTCATAGTATTGAGAAATGTTAAATGGGTTTGTCAGATCTCTCCCGCCCGGGTGACAGTGAAATGGAACAACTTGCAACAGGTTGACCTCcctgctgttgtgttttgtgcAGGTATCCTGTGATCTTGTCCATCGAGGACCACTGCAGCGTGGTCCAGCAGAGGAACATGGCCACGCACTTTAAGAAGGTGTTTGGAGATCTGCTGCTCACCAAGCCAGTCGATAACAACGCAGAGGAGCTTCCCTCGCCCTACCAGCTCCGCAGGAAGATCCTCATCAAGGTACACAGGCAAACACATGCCGACCTCTCTGGTTGAAGGTTTCAGCCCTGTTGCGCCTCTGACCACAGCCAGCATCACTGAACCGCTGGGCTAGAGCATGTGATTTGGAGAAGAGGTGCAGGCTCAGCGTAGATTTCAGGCCACCCAAAGGACCCACTTCTGTGGGCTATGAGTGTGTCCCACTGGCTGTTCGTTCACTCCGCTCCCCAGCTCAAAAGTGCTCGACTCAAATCGTTGTGCTCAATACACAGATTTTACCGATACCCAGTCATACTGGGCACTGAATTAGGATGCAGCTCTTGTCTGGTTTGGCTGTCTACAACTAGCCATCACTCTGCTGACACAAGTTCAAGTTAcaatgtccttgagcaagacccCTGACCTCCTTTTAAAAAATTTTGGATGAGAGAAAGTTGGTCAGAAGTCCCAACACGGTGCATGCATGCAGTAAAATGCTCCTATTTTGATCAGTGTGTCTCAAGTTTCATCACTGTGTCACAGCACAAGAAGCTGGTGGAAGGCACGCTTTATGAAGAGGTGACGTCAGCCAGCTACTCTGAAAACGACATCAGCAACTCTCTGAAGAACGGCATCCTTTATCTGGAAGACCCCGTCGACCACGTGCGTGTCTAAGTGCTTTTATACCTCAAACATACAGTCAGTGTCACGTGTAGAGTGTTActgaaatttgttttggtgTGTGATTCACAGACCTGGACTCCACACTATTTCGTCCTGACCAGCAATAAGATTTACTACTCAGAGGAGACGTCTCACTACCAGAcagctgaggaagaggaggacgacgaAGGAAAAGAGGTAGGGAGgtgattataaataaataaggaaaaagGAGGTATTATTAATCAGGTAAAGATGCTCACTCCCTCTTTCCTGTGATTGTTCAGGAGTGTAACAACAACGAGCAGCACTGTGCGGAGCGCTGGTTCCACGGGAAGCTGGGTGGAGGTCGCGATGGCCGACAGGTGGCTGAGAAGCTCCTGCAGGAGTACTGCGAGGGCGGGGCCAAAGACGGCACCTTCCTGGTTCGGGAGAGCGAGACGTTTGTCGGAGACTACACCCTCTCGTTCTGGTCAGTAACACTTAACAGGACGACGCATTAAAAGTGATCTCAGCTACCTCTCTTTGGGCTTTTTTCAgtagaggaaaggaaaaaaaagaaaatagagaaGAGGTTAGAGATTAGAGAAGTGTGATCATAGCTGCAACCAGCAGTACAGCAGACCAGCTCCAATCATAAAGGgaaaaagagatttaaaagtCTCAGTATTTGTTCAAATTTTTCTGTTAGAAAAGTCAATCTGAAGCGAACTGCACATgaaataaatagagaaaataaagGTAATTTACAAATTTGATCATTTTCCATAAAATCAGAAGTAAAAACTAATGTTCACAATTcatagtattaaaaaaaaatatatttttaattcattaaaaaaaatgtagacaTTTTTATTAGGAAATCAATACGGTACTAACCAATATCGTAAATTTCAATATAAAAATGGATTAAATGCACCACAAGTCATCGGTTACAGCTGTCATTTTATTTCAACAATGAATCAGAATAATCAGATTAGATATTATTATGAAGGTAAATGTTTGACATAAATGTTCTCAGCAGTCAGATTTACATGTTgttaccagtgggcaacctccggttctgagaaGGGAAGTCAATGcagaagtaccttaaacttgcattctttcaaatagccagcagggggcgactcctctggttgcaaaaagaagtctatgagaaaatgagcctacttctcatttgatttattacctcagtaaacattgtctcaatcgctagtttcaagtcttcttcaatacagcatgatgttcatttagtaaattatggtcccatttagagtcaaatagacaataaagcagggtatgctttagggcgtggctaccttgtaatTTACAGGTCGCTACTTCGCGTtatccagtctgggagttgttcatgttttcatctgacaactttaaacctttcacagtaattgtaacatttcggtTGCCTAAAAAAACAGTTGCCGTTTGGCTGTACTTAACTATTGAAAGTTTTAATCAGTTCTTGTCTCCAGCCTGACAGAGTTTTATGACAGATTAAAGATCATCGCACTAACtccctcctgttcctcctcctcctccaggcgcTCCGGTCGAGTCCAGCACTGCAGGATCCATTCCCGTCAGGAGTCCGGCTCCACCCGCTTCTACCTAACTGACAACCTGGTGTTTGACAGCCTCTACCGCCTCATCTGCCACTACAGAGACACACCTCTGCGCTGCAACGAGTTTGAGATGAGGCTGGGCAGCCCCGTGCCTCAGCCCAACGCACATGAGAGCAGAGAGTGAGTGATCGATATCTGCAAAGATGTCACACTCTTTCTCCTTTGATTTGTGTTAAAGTGGAGGAgaaaacacttcatcagttGCTGAATAGATGGTTTTTGTTTTCTCCAGGTGGTACCACTCCAGTCTGTCGCGGGTTCAGGCTGAACACATGCTGATGCGTGTCCCCAGAGATGGAGCTTTCTTGGTGCGAAAACGCAGCGAGAACAACTCCTTCGCCATCTCCTTCAGGTAGAAAACCAACGCACACCGAGGGTCAATTACATGACGACAACATTAACTCATCTGTTTTGTAagtttcattttaaaaccacCAAAACTAAAtcatgtctctttctctgttcatCTCTCTGCAGGGCGGAGGGGAAGATCAAACACTGTCGTATTCAGCAGGAAGGCCGTCTCTTCATGCTGGGCAGCTCGGCAGAGTTTGAGAGTCTCGTCGATCTCGTGAGCTACTATGAGAAACATCCTCTGTATCGCAAGATGAGGCTCCGTTACCCCATCAACGAGGACACTCTGGACCGCATGGGCACCACGGTGAGTCTGACGCAGCTCAAGACTCACATATTACAAGTCTACATTACTGTTGTCAGTTTCACAAACATCCAGTGGTTTCCaatagggttgtcaaagttaacgcaaatgcaaattctttttaacggcactaatttctttgccATTGAtgttttggaggttgtagcaggctcagttactttactatgactttttaattttttcgacatactatactacaacttttctaaattttttcgacataccataccatgatttttttttctctcttttcgacatactatactacgactttttttttacatgctctacttttacttttttattttttcaacatactatactatgacttttttttacgacatagtatactatgacttttttattttttcgacatactatacaatgcttctttttcaacatactatactagtactcatttatttttttgacatacaatacatgacttttttctcaacatactataatatcactgtttttcaacatactataccatgcctttttttcgacataataaactatgacttgttttgacttttttcggaatgctatatgtgttttttttcactcttttttcGACCTTCTAtacttttaagttttttttccgacagactatagtatgacttttttttacatactatatgacattttagtttttttcgacatacttttctatgagttttttttcaacatactgtactatgactttttttgacataatatacaatgacatttaaaaaaaaatttgacgCATGACAATATGAACTTttctcacatactgtacattgatttttttcaatACACTACGTCATGAATTTTCatcgcatactatactatgacttttttaacggCATACTACTAAGACTATTTTATGagataaaatattattattttttcaatggCATATTATACTGTGCTTTTTTTATGActctttttttagacatactgtACGATGACATTTTGCAAGACatgttttttacatactatactgtgacttttttatgatcTACCTTACAAGGTCATTTTTATGACACGCTATAGTTTGACTTTTTCGGAATACTATACTTTGTCTATGACAATAATATGTATGTAGCAGTAAAGGGTAATTCTTACATGCACCACATAAATATCACGACTGGTTATGTTTAAGATTGCTGTTGTATAACCTTCATACATGTCCAGTTAGCAATTTAATAGCAGCATTAAACTACAGGAGTAACTATTATTTGTTGTTAATTTGTCAGGAGCTTGACTACGGCGCGCTGTATGAGGTCCGCACTCCTCATTTCTACGTGGAGGCCAATAAGATGCCCACAGCACGGGTAAGTGAGACTTTTTGTACTGTGAACCTCCAGTTTTAATCAGTGATTATTCAATAATTATCTATCTCATCATCTAGTATATTATTAGCAGATTAAATTACCCTGAAAGTTAATATGGGtagactttttaaaataatcatCAGCAATAAATTACACAATCCATTGCAGTAcaagtacaaagtacaatagATATTTGCATTCAACTTTGTACTATAAAATATAAGTATTGGTATTAGATTTTTGTGCTTTCAGATTAGTTAAAGGAAAAGagaacaaaatgaaatgagGAAAGACACATTGAATGAGGAAAGAGATGTTTTTGAGTGTGGAAATGGAAACCCTCAAAGCCTCCATGTATAGCATTTAATCTTTCTGACCTCGGCACCCCCCAGTGGTCGTATCTCAAACTACACTGTGGCAGACAGACTGATGGTGTCCTTTActgctgtgtgtttcagtgtacgGTCAAAGCTCTGTATGACTATCGAGCTCAGAGGGAAGACGAGCTCTGTTTCCCCAAACAGGCGCTCATCCTCAATGTGGACAAGCAGGAGGGCGGCTGGTGAGTGAATCTCAGTGTACATGTGACCTCCTTCACATTGAGAGCAGCTTGTCATGAACCTTGTGTTGTCTCTTTAGGTGGCGAGGTGACTACGGAGGAAAGAAACAGCTGTGGTTTCCTGCAAACTACGTGGAGGAGGTTCCCAGTTCTCCCACCAGAGAGCTGGATGAAGCAGTGAGCTCTAATTCTAGCTGTAAGAATGTCAAATGATCAGCTTGCTTTTTCAATCATAATAAATCTTGTTTTGTATTCTGTTGTCTCAGTCCACAGAGAACAGTCCTCTTGGAACGTTCCTCAAGGGCTTCATTGATGTACCCACCTGCAGTGTCGGTGAGTCCCATAAACAAACCTGTTTCTGAACCAGAGGTATGTTCTGTCAGATGATTAGGGAGGGACTGATCAGATTGTCTTTAGGCCaattatcatgtttttttaagtgtGACTAGCCTATTTAAATTATGCAATTTAACCCAGACATCTTACCAAAAGCTGCACATCATGTTAAAGCAAATAGGAATTCTCTATCAATGTCTTACAATCTAACAAAATTCAAGAATAATAACAAATTTGTAAACTTATTTATCTCCATTTTTGTGTAAACTGtacaatattttcactttaaataCTCACATTTGTCCCTCAGACTCTCTACTTTAATTTATTGCAGTTATACAAAATGTTGCAAACTTCACTTTTTTGGGccaaattatatttaaattcTATTGGTGGATCAACACAGTGTTTTGTTGTTATCCGTTGGCCCTCGTAGGAAACTGCATAAAGGCTAACATCTaattatcaattctcaaaaactgCCTTCTCACATCAAACTCTCTCTgacccttcctcttcctcccatcaTCTCTCCTTCCATGTATTGCATCCGTCCAGTGGTGCATAAGGACGGGAAGAATTCTCGTCCCTACGTGTTCACAATCCAGTCCCAGCAGCTGTCGTCTCAACCGGTTCAGACCCTGGATGTGGCAGCCGACAGTATGGAAGACGTGACCACCTGGGTTGGCAAGATCAGAGAGGCCACACAGAATGCTGATGCACGGGTCAGTACGACCAAAGTGATGCAAATTAAATCCTGAAAATAATTTTCCTGATCGCAACACTTCCATCTGAattttttaactttaatttgTTATAGCATTTTATTAAAGAcaatgtaaagtttaattttgtGACTATTGGTGCATTCTCAAAAGTAACCAATATTTGTaacatattttgtatattggcTTATCTCCATGGTGACAGATGCAGGAGGAGAAGCaaatggagaggaggaagaagatcgCGGTGGAGCTGTCTGAGCTCGTGGTCTACTGCAGACCTGTCCCCTTCAATGAAGACAGTAAGCATCAAactgctctctcttctcctcttgcCTCACTTTAATGGTGTGATTAATTGTGtgttcaattttttttttaatttgctgctACTTCCAGAAATCGGGACAGAGAGGGCATGTTACCGGGACATGTCCTCTTTCCCAGAGACAAAGGCAGAGAAGTTTGCGACACGCAGCAGAGGGAAACGCTTCCTGCGGTACAACCACCGTCAGCTTTCCAGAGTTTATCCCCGAGGACAGAGGCTGGACTCGTCCAACTACGATCCGCTCCCCATGTGGCTATGTGGCTCCCAGCTAGTTGCACTCAATTTCCAGACCCCAGGTCAGTGTACAAGTATATGTGCACTTTTAGAGAAAGTCAAAGCAAATAAGAGAAGTACACATAGTAGCAATCAGGTACACAAAGAATGTACAAGAGACATAAACATTTCTCTGCACAGAGTGAGTCATTTCACACACAGATAGAGCTTAGAGGCTTTTACAGAGAGCCAGGGTAAGGTGTTAAGTTGATTCAGCAGGTACTTTGTTTTACTCATCTCTGATACATATTCATAAAACTGATAGAGATACTATAAAACTGTTGTAATATTAGAATTTGAAATTAGCAGTGTCGAAGCTAAGATGAGCAAGTTGCTAAATATTAGTTAAGTAGCGCTAACTTATTCACAAAACTGACAACATTTTCTGCTTGTCTTTGTAACTTAAAGATGCAATTACAGTGTTATATTAAAAATGTGTCCATCTCCTGATTAGGAGATTAAGTTAACCCTAATCATCACATATTGCCTCCAGCTTCAAATGCCTACAATAAAGTAGCCACCAGGAAGACAGATCCATATACTATATTGTATAATAACAATCAagcttgtgagaaaaaaaagaatagcaATTTCCTGGTGGTAATCATTAAAATGTTTACGTTATGTAATGTTAAAAGGTGACAAGGAGTACCCAAACGCATCATCAGTTTTTGTCTTACTGAGGTTAAACTCTCTTTTGGGGAGGACAACCAGGTTCCCTGGACCACATCCGTCACATGTTTCAGCAACAGGCTCTTAACACTGAGGATGtcagttgtaagacaaaaacaaatttgtACCGAATGAATATGAAAGTtactatgtgtgtatgtgtagatAAACCCATGCAGCTGAACCAGGCCTTGTTCATGCTGGGAGGTGCCAGTGGCTTTGTTCCCCAGCCTGATGTCATGAGAGACGACACCTTTGACCCTTTCGACAAGGAAACTTTACATGTGGAGCCAATCACCATCCAGTTACAGGTCAGCTCGATCATAGAAGGACAAGTATTGAACTACTAATGAAATTCATTTTGGTAAACAGTCTTGTCACACTTAAACATTTTCAGTATTGTACCTGCTTTTCACATTCTTACACTGTTCCTGGATAAGGTGCTGGGAGCGCGTCATCTGCCTAAAAATGGCCGCAGCATTGTCTGTCCCTTTGTGGAGGTGGATATCTGTGGAGCTGATTACGACAGCTGCAAATGCAAGACGGATGTCGTAGGTAAGACAGCTGCTGCCTTGTGGTCAAAATTGATTTGATTCACATTTTGATACatatatagtatgccataaaaagagTCATggaaagttatagtatagtaggtcgaaaaagtagaaacaaatcatagtatagtatgtccaaaaaataaaaaagtcatagaatagtacgttgaaaaaatttgaataagtcatagtatagtatctcgaaaaaagttatagtatgtcgaaaaatcatagtatatgtcaaaaaaaaaaaaaaaaagtcacagtagcatgttgaaaaaaagtcgtagtatagcatctcgaaaaaagttatagtaaagtatgtcgaaaaaaagtcatagcttagtatgtcgaaaaaaagtcatagtatattatgtcgaaaaaataaaaaagtcatagtacattatgtaaaaaaaaaagtcagattatagtgtgtcgaaaaaaagtcagtatattatgtcgaaaaaataaaaaagtcaaagtgttttctgtttaaaaaagtcatagtatagcatgtcgaaaaaaagtgaaagtatatgtctgaaaaaagtcagtatagtatgtcgaaatctttttaaaagtcatactatactatgtcgaaaaaagtcatagtatagtatgttgaaaaaaggtcATACTAAAGCATGTCGGTAAagtttaaaagtcatagtatattatgtcgaaaaaatacaaaagtcatagtgtagtctatcgaaaaaaagtcatagtaaagtaagtcatagtacagtatgtctttaaaaatattcataaagtggcataaaaatgtcaaaaagtcagagtatagtatgccatagaaatgtaattaaaaagctataaagtcatagtatagcatttcaaaaaaatctttaaaaagtgTCATAGAAATGtccttaaaaagtcatagtatattatgtttaGGTAAGACAGCTGATGCCTCGTGGTCACAATTGATTTGCCTCACATTTTGATTTACATTCATGCTGTAATATGTGCACTGGGAGTGCAGTGCTCACTGGCTGTGTACTGACTGTCTCCTCCTGACCCTCCCAGCTGATAACGGTCTGAATCCTGTGTGGGTGCAGAAGCAGTTTGTGTTTGACATCCACAACCCCACCTTCCCCTTTCTGCGCCTCACTGTCTATGAGGAGGACATGTTCAGTGATCCTAACTTCCTGGCACAGGCGACCTACCCTGTCCGTCTGCTACGAACAGGTGAATGTGGAATAACTCATACTGATTTTGGCTGATTCTGCAAAATCcttgtttacatgtaaagtcatggtgaagtatttaaaaaagccaacagtAATTGTTGGTCTGAGGGAGGAGGCCAAGACTAAAACTACCatatacttacagtatataccatACTATGTTATGTTGTCAGGCTACAGGAGCATCCCTCTGAAGAACAGCTACAGTGAAGAGCTGGAGTTGGCATCACTTCTGGTCCATATAGAGATCGTCAATGCAAAGGTAAACCAGTGTTTAGggaagaggacacacacacggagagaTACAGAGAAATTCTACTGAAAGTTAATAAATGATCATAACGTACATTTGTCTTGCTGTTCACCCTTCCTCACTGTGGCTGCAGGAGGAAGACGATGAGAACCTGTACATGTCCATCCAGCGGCTGCGGGATCGAACCAGCGAGCTGTCCAACCAGGTTTCCCTCCTGGAGAGGTCGGGCTCAGGGGATCTCGGCTACCAGCAGAGTCTGGAGGAGCTCAGAGCGGCTCAGGACCAGCTGAGTGAGCTGGTGGAGGCCCGAAACCGCAGGTCACTgatcacataacacacacacactgaggaaaaAGATTTAGAAAAGAAGCATGTATTGATTAATTTGTATAGAAAGCCATCTTAATTccatgtttaatttattatagtACGTTATTTGTTGTTAATGCTGAAACGATAAGTAAATTAATTAGTCGTGCCAGAATATTAATCATAGGTCTTCACTGAATTACATTTTTagacgtcatcaccctaaaaaaatgctcaaacaaaatcctcaatttgaataaaataattgatcggattaaataagtttttattaaattaaattcctttATTGAATATGACTTGTCAGtgcgtgcctccctttgtgtgcagcaagcgggagagcaaaccGGTATCACAGTAGAAACGTTTTTGAAAGgtcaacaaatatggatttaagcagaatattttgtttgtgaattttggaaatgattatatcttttgtttttcaatacatttttcgCTTTcggactttacaacgctctggagcTTGATTCAGctcttttaaattattttataattttgcaTTACTAGTAGTATACATATGtatctatataatattatattttatttttagttatttctcattcttttttgtttattattattatttaattattacagTAGCACTGCTTCAAATATTTGCATCTCCTTTAAATTTACCTCTCTCTCGCCTGTTGCAGGTTTAACTTTAAACTTGATTTAAACACTGCATTGTAACAATCGACATGTAATCCTAAAACAAGAATTTTCTCATCTGAAGACTGATAAATGTCCACAAATGCAGGTTTGGGATGACATTGTATGACAGCAGaacacacacgtacatacaACAGAACCTTTCACACacgaaatatatatttttttgtctgctttTCCAGGCTgatggagaagaagaggagggagaagctGAGGCAGCAGGTGACAGCAAAGCGCAGCTAATCCTCCCGTTCACCAGGGAGCGCTACACTCCGATACAAACCAGAGCTGTGCAGCAACAGCCTGAGAAGACA comes from Sebastes fasciatus isolate fSebFas1 chromosome 5, fSebFas1.pri, whole genome shotgun sequence and encodes:
- the LOC141768209 gene encoding 1-phosphatidylinositol 4,5-bisphosphate phosphodiesterase gamma-1-like; its protein translation is MCAARFGGLLNGCAEEAAASGAAAGAAGPVTGSRMLDWTEAGPRILHSLEMGTVMTVFYQKKSQKPERRTFQIRQDMRQIVWSRNPDKLEGEVDIREIRELRLGKGSRDFERYPEEARKLDAAHCFIVLYGLEFRLRTLSVAAFSEEEVNMWITGLNWLMVDTQKAPAPQQIDRWLRKQFEVMDRSHEGSITVKDVKALLPQVNYRVPNMRFLKDKLQEVEARSDLSYPNFSQLYRTLMFDAQKSIIEQLELSFPLRNVDRPELCQISLYDFQKFLQMDQKESWASDLSRVREFLAGYMRGGPQPEPMLQLDEFLTFLFSKENSVCDPRPSPVIADDMKKPLSQYWISSSHNTYLTGDQFSSESSLEAYARCLRMGCRCIELDCWDGPDDLPIIYHGHTLTSKIKFLDVLHTIKEHAFVTSEYPVILSIEDHCSVVQQRNMATHFKKVFGDLLLTKPVDNNAEELPSPYQLRRKILIKHKKLVEGTLYEEVTSASYSENDISNSLKNGILYLEDPVDHTWTPHYFVLTSNKIYYSEETSHYQTAEEEEDDEGKEECNNNEQHCAERWFHGKLGGGRDGRQVAEKLLQEYCEGGAKDGTFLVRESETFVGDYTLSFWRSGRVQHCRIHSRQESGSTRFYLTDNLVFDSLYRLICHYRDTPLRCNEFEMRLGSPVPQPNAHESREWYHSSLSRVQAEHMLMRVPRDGAFLVRKRSENNSFAISFRAEGKIKHCRIQQEGRLFMLGSSAEFESLVDLVSYYEKHPLYRKMRLRYPINEDTLDRMGTTELDYGALYEVRTPHFYVEANKMPTARCTVKALYDYRAQREDELCFPKQALILNVDKQEGGWWRGDYGGKKQLWFPANYVEEVPSSPTRELDEASTENSPLGTFLKGFIDVPTCSVVVHKDGKNSRPYVFTIQSQQLSSQPVQTLDVAADSMEDVTTWVGKIREATQNADARMQEEKQMERRKKIAVELSELVVYCRPVPFNEDKIGTERACYRDMSSFPETKAEKFATRSRGKRFLRYNHRQLSRVYPRGQRLDSSNYDPLPMWLCGSQLVALNFQTPDKPMQLNQALFMLGGASGFVPQPDVMRDDTFDPFDKETLHVEPITIQLQVLGARHLPKNGRSIVCPFVEVDICGADYDSCKCKTDVVADNGLNPVWVQKQFVFDIHNPTFPFLRLTVYEEDMFSDPNFLAQATYPVRLLRTGYRSIPLKNSYSEELELASLLVHIEIVNAKEEDDENLYMSIQRLRDRTSELSNQVSLLERSGSGDLGYQQSLEELRAAQDQLSELVEARNRRLMEKKRREKLRQQVTAKRS